From the genome of Pseudonocardia sp. EC080619-01:
GCACGGCGGGTTCTTCCCGTCCTCGCGGGAGTACGCGGTGCGCTACGGGCTCTCCGAGGACCGCTCGAGGCTCCTGCGCGACGACGCCGTGGTCCTGCACCCCGGCCCGATGATCCGCGGCATGGAGATCGCCCCCGCGGTCGCCGACGCCCCGTCCTCCGCGGTGCTGCACCAGGTGCGCAACGGCGTGCACGTGCGGATGGCCGTCCTCTACCACCTTCTCGCCGGAGCTCCCGAATGACCGACCTGCTGATCACCAACGCCCGGCCCTACGGCGAGGACCCGGTCGACGTGCTCGTCGCCGACGGTGTCGTCTCGGCCGTCGGGACCGGCCTGACCGCCCCCGACGGCGTCGAGGTGCTCGACGCGAAGGGCGCCGTCCTGCTGCCGGGGCTCGTCGACCTGCACGTCCACCTGCGCGAGCCCGGTGGCGAGGAGTCCGAGACGATCGAGACCGGCAGCCGCGCCGCGGCACTGGGCGGGTTCACCGCGGTGTTCGCGATGCCGAACACCGACCCGGTCGCCGACTCCGACGTCGTCGTCGAGCACGTGTGGCGGCGCGGCGCCGAGATCGGGCTGGTCGACGTCCACCCGGTCGGCGCCGTCACCGTCGGGCTGGGCGGCGAGAAGCTCGCCGAGCTGGGCACGATGACCGACTCGCGGGCCGGCGTCCGGATGTTCTCCGACGACGGCCGCTGCGTGAACGACCCGCTGATCATGCGCCGGGCGCTGGAGTACGCCTCCGCGCTCGACGTCGTGATCGCCCAGCACGCCGAGGACCACCGGCTCACCGGCGGCGCGCAGGCGCACGAGGGCGCGGCAGCGGCCCGGCTCGGCCTGACCGGCTGGCCCGCCACCGCCGAGGAGACGATCGTCGCCCGGGACTGCGCGCTGGCCCGTGAGGCCGGCGCCCGGCTGCACGTCTGCCACATCTCGACCGCCCGCACCATCGAGGTGCTGCGCGCAGCGAAGGCGCAGGGCGTGCAGGTGTCCGCCGAGGTCACCCCGCACCACCTGCTGCTCACCGACAGCCGGCTGTCGAGCTACGACCCGGTCAACAAGGTGAACCCGCCGCTGCGCACCGCGGACGACACCCGCGCGATGCGGGAGGCGCTGGCCGAGGGCGTGATCGACGTCGTCGCCACCGACCACGCCCCGCACGCGCAGCAGTACAAGGACACCGAGTGGCAGGCCGCGAAGCCGGGCATGCTGGGCCTGCAGACGGCGCTGTCGGTGCTGATCGAGACCATGGTCGAGCCGGGTCTGCTGGACTGGCACGGCGTGGCGCGGGTGCTCTCCGAGCGCCCCGCGGAGATCGGGAGACTGCCCGACCAGGGCCGTCCGATCGCGGAGGGGGAGCCGGCGTCGTTCGCGCTCGTCGACCCGGACGCGGTGTGGACGGTCCGGGGGGCGAACCTGGCGAGCAAGGCGGCGAACACGCCGTACGAGGGAATGCGGCTGCCCGGAGCGGTGGTCGCGACGGTTCTGCGTGGCCGGATCACGGCGCAGGACGGGAAGGTTCGGGAATGACCGCGCTACTGGTGCTCGAGGACGGGCGGATCTTCCGCGGGGAGGCGTACGGCGCCACCGGGGAGACGCTCGGCGAGGCCGTCTTCACCACCGGGATGACCGGCTACCAGGAGACCCTGACCGATCCGTCGTACCACCGTCAGATCGTGCTGCAGACCGCACCGCAGATCGGCAACACCGGCTGGAACGACGACGACGACGAGTCGTCCGGCATCCAGGTCGCCGGCTACGTCGTGCGCGACCCCGCCCGGCGGGCGTCGAACTGGCGGTCCACCGGCTCGCTGGAGGACGCGCTGCGCGGGCAGGGGATCGTCGGGGTCGCGGGGATCGACACCCGCGCCGCGGTCCGGCACCTGCGCGAGCGGGGCGCGATGCGCGCCGGGATCTTCTCCGGTGACGCCCTGGCGCCCGACGACGAGCTCGTCGAGCGGGTGAAGGGGAGCCCGCAGATGGAGGGCGCCGACCTCTACGGCGCCGTCACCACCGCCGAGACCTACGTGGTCCCCGCGGTCGGGGAGAAGCGGTTCGTCGTGGCCGCGCTCGACGTCGGGATCAAGTTCAACACCCCGCGGATGATGGCGGCGCGCGGCATCGAGGTGCACGTGCTGCCCGCCTCCAGCACCATCGAGACCGTCGAGTCGCTGCGCCCGGACGGATTCTTCCTGGCCAACGGCCCGGGTGACCCCGCCACCGCCGACGGCCCGGTCGAGCTGGCGAAGCAGGTGCTGGAGCGCCGGATCCCGCTGTTCGGGATCTGCTTCGGCAACCAGATCCTCGGCCGCGCGCTGGGCCGCTCCACCTACAAGCTGCGCTACGGCCACCGCGGCATCAACATCCCGGTCGTCGAGCACGCCACCGGGCGGGTCGCTATCACCTCGCAGAACCACGGCTTCGCCGTCGCCGGCGAGGCGGGCGAGGAGTTCGACACCCCGTACGGCCGCGCGCAGATCACCCACACCTGCCCGAACGACGGCTGCGTCGAGGGCATGGCCGGGCTGGACTTCCCGGCGTTCTCGGTGCAGTACCACCCGGAGGCCGCAGCCGGCCCGCACGACGCCGCGGACCTGTTCGACCGGTTCGTGCAGCTGATGGCGGAGCACCCGGTCGGCTACGCCGGCGTCGCCGGCCAGCGGCCCGAGGGCGTCGAGCCCGCGCCGTACCCCGAGGTCGAGGTGCTGCCCGAGGACGAGGCCGAGGCGGACGCCCGGGCCGGCGCCGGAGGCGCAGCGGCCCCCGCACCCGGGCAGACCGCGCAGCCCTCGCCTGCCGCGCCGCCGTCGGCGACGGCGGGCCCGTCGGTGGAGCTGAACCCGGACCGTCCGGCCGCCACCGCGGTGCCGGCCGCGCCGATCGAGCCCGGCAGCCCCGAGGGCCCGCACACCGGGACCGCGGACGGGTCCGACCACACCACCCGGCTCCCGGTCACCCCGCCCGCCGGTGCGCGGGCCGTGCCGGACCGGGCCGGGGATCCCGAGCCGGAGACCGGCCGGATGCCCGCCGTGGGGCGGCCCGGCACCCCGGACCCCCTCACCGCACCGTTCTCCGACGTCGAGAACGCCCTGCGCCACGACGCCGACCCGCCCGCCGGCGGGTCGTCCGAGGACGCCGACCCGGTGACCGGCCGGTCCGGCCCCGTCGACGACCGACCCTGGCCACCACCCCCGGCCGACCCGACCACCTCGTCCGACCAGGACGACCAGCAGGCCCGGCAGGAGGACCGCTGATGCCCCGCCGCGACGACATCCAGCACGTGATGGTGATCGGCTCCGGTCCGATCGTCATCGGCCAGGCCTGCGAGTTCGACTACTCCGGCACCCAGGCGTGCCGGGTCCTGCAGGCCGAGGGGATCCGCGTCTCGCTGGTCAACTCCAACCCGGCGACGATCATGACCGACCCGGAGTTCGCCGACGCCACCTACGTCGAGCCGATCACCCCCGAGTTCGTCGAGAAGGTCATCGCCACCGAGCGCCCGGACGCGATCCTCGCGACCCTGGGCGGGCAGACCGCGCTGAACACCGCGATCGCCCTGCACGAGAACGGCGTCCTGGAGCGCTACGGCGTCGAGCTGATCGGCGCCGACGTCGAGGCCATCGAGCGCGGCGAGGACCGGCTGAAGTTCAAGGACATCGTCACCCAGGTCGGCGGCGACGTGCCGCGGTCCCGGGTCTGCCACTCGATGGACGAGGTCCGGGCCGCCGCGGGCGAGCTCGGGCTGCCGGTGGTCATCCGGCCGTCGTTCACCATGGGCGGGCTCGGCTCGGGCATGGCGCACTCGTCCGACGAGCTGGACCGCCTGGCCGGTGCCGGGCTCGACGCCTCCCCGGTCACCGAGGTCCTCATCGAGGAATCGGTGCTCGGCTGGAAGGAGTACGAGCTCGAGCTCATGCGCGACCACCACGACAACGTGGTCGTCGTCTGCTCGATCGAGAACCTCGACCCGATGGGCGTGCACACCGGTGACTCGATCACCGTCGCGCCCGCGATGACGCTGACCGACCGCGAGTACCAGCACATGCGCGACGTCGGCATCGCCGTGCTGCGCGCGGTCGGGGTCGACACCGGCGGCTGCAACATCCAGTTCGCGATCCACCCGGAGACCGGGCGCCTGGTCGTGATCGAGATGAACCCGCGGGTGTCCCGGTCGTCGGCGCTGGCGTCGAAGGCCACCGGGTTCCCGATCGCGAAGATCGCCGCCCGGCTGGCCGTCGGCTACACGCTCGACGAGATCCGCAACGACATCACCGGCGAGACCCTCGCGGCGTTCGAGCCCGCGCTGGACTACGTCGCGGTGAAGATCCCGCGGTTCGCGTTCGAGAAGTTCCCCGGCGCCGACCCCGAGCTGACGACGACCATGAAGTCGGTCGGCGAGGCCATGTCGCTCGGCCGCTCGTTCCCCGAGGCGCTGGGCAAGGCGCTGCGCTCGATGGAGCGGGACCGCGCCGGGTTCTGGACGACGCCCGACCCGGAGGGGGAGCCCTCCTACACGACCCCGGTCGACGGCCGCATCTACGAGGTCGAGCGGGCGCTGCGCTCGGGCCAGTCGGTCGACGACGTCGCCAAGGCGTCCGGGATCGACCCGTGGTTCGTCGACCAGATCGCGCTGCTCGGCGAGATCCGCGCCGAGCTGGAGGCGGCCCCGGTGCTCGACGCCGGGCTGCTGCGCCGGGCGAAGCGGTACGGCCTGTCCGACCGGCAGCTCGCCGCCGTCCGGCCCGAGTTCGCCGGCGAGGACGGCGTGCGGAGCCTGCGGCACCGGCTCGGGATCCGGCCGGTCTACAAGACCGTCGACACCTGCGCCGCGGAGTTCGCCGCGAAGACCCCGTACCACTACTCGGCCTACGAGACCGATCCCGCGGCCGAGTCGGAGATCGCCCCGCAGACCGAGCGGCCGAAGGTGCTCATCCTCGGTTCCGGGCCGAACCGGATCGGGCAGGGCATCGAGTTCGACTACTCGTGCGTGCACGCGGTGATGGCGCTGCGCGAGGCCGGGTTCGAGACCGTGATGGTCAACTGCAACCCGGAGACGGTGTCGACCGACTACGACACCGCCGACCGTCTCTACTTCGAGCCGCTGACCTTCGAGGACGTCCTCGAGGTCGTGCACGCCGAGCAGGAGTCCGGCACGGTCGCGGGCGTGATCGTCCAGCTCGGCGGCCAGACGCCGCTCGGGCTGGCGCAGCGGCTCACCGAGGCCGGGGTGCCGGTCGTCGGGACGTCGGCGGCGGCGATCGACCTGGCCGAGGACCGCGGCGAGTTCGGCGAGGTGCTCCGCAAGGCGGGCCTGCCCGCGCCGGAGTTCGGGATGGCCACCAGCTTCGACGGTGCCCGGGAGATCGCGTCCCGGATCGGCTACCCCGTGCTGGTGCGGCCGTCCTACGTCCTCGGCGGGCGCGGCATGGAGATCGTCTACGACGAGTCGTCGCTGGCCGGCTACATCGCCCGCGCCACCACGATCTCGTCGAACCGCCCGGTGCTGGTCGACAAGTTCCTCGACGACGCCATCGAGATCGACGTCGACGCCCTGTGCGACGGCGAGGACGTCTACCTCGGCGGCGTCATGGAGCACATCGAGGAGGCCGGGGTGCACTCCGGTGACTCGTCGTGCACGCTGCCGCCGATCACCCTGGGCTCCTCGGTGATGGTGAAGGTGCGGGAGGCGACCGCGGCGATCGCGCACGGCGTCGGCGTGCGGGGCCTGCTCAACGTGCAGTACGCCCTGCACGGCGACGTGCTCTACGTGCTGGAGGCCAACCCGCGGGCGTCGCGGACCGTGCCGTTCGTGTCGAAGGCGACCTCGGTGCCGCTGGCCAAGGCCGCGGCCCGGATCATGCTCGGCGCGACGATCGCCGAGCTGCGCACCGAGGGGCTGCTCCCGGCGGCCGGCGACGGCGGGGCGCTCCCGGCCGACTCGCCGGTGGCGGTCAAGGAGGCGGTGCTGCCCTTCAACCGGTTCCGCAACACCGCGGGCCAGGGCGTCGACCCGCTGCTCGGCCCGGAGATGAAGTCCACCGGTGAGGTCATGGGCTTCGACTCGGCGTTCGGCCGGGCGTTCGCGAAGTCGCAGGCCGCCGCCTACGGCTCGCTGCCTACCTCGGGCAAGGTGTTCGTCTCGATCGCCGACCGCGACAAGCGGGCCATGGTGTTCCCGGTGCGTCGGCTCGCCGACATCGGCTTCGAGGTGCTCGCCACCGAGGGCACGGCGGAGATGCTGCGCCGCAACGGGATCGAGGTCACCGTGGTGCGCAAGCACTCGGAGGGGTCGAGCACGGAGAATCCGACGATCGTCGACACGATCCTCGCGGGCGACGTCGACCTGATCGTCAACACCCCGGTCGGGAACCCGGGCCCGCGTGTCGACGGCTACGAGATCCGGGCCGCCGCGGTCTCCCGCGGTGTCCCGTGCGTCACCACCGTGCAGGGGGCCGCTGCGGCGGTGCAGGGCATCGAGGCGCTCGCCTCCGGCGGGCTCGGCGTGCGGTCGCTGCAGCAGGCGCACGCCGCCCTGCGGACCGGCGAGTGACCGGGTTCGGGCAGCGGCTCGTCGACGCCGTCGCGTCGCACGGGCCGCTGTGCGCGGGGATCGACCCGCACCCGGCGCTGCTCGCGCAGTGGGGCCTGACCGACGACGCCGACGGGCTGGCCTCCTTCGCCGACGCCTGCCTGGCCGGG
Proteins encoded in this window:
- a CDS encoding dihydroorotase, coding for MTDLLITNARPYGEDPVDVLVADGVVSAVGTGLTAPDGVEVLDAKGAVLLPGLVDLHVHLREPGGEESETIETGSRAAALGGFTAVFAMPNTDPVADSDVVVEHVWRRGAEIGLVDVHPVGAVTVGLGGEKLAELGTMTDSRAGVRMFSDDGRCVNDPLIMRRALEYASALDVVIAQHAEDHRLTGGAQAHEGAAAARLGLTGWPATAEETIVARDCALAREAGARLHVCHISTARTIEVLRAAKAQGVQVSAEVTPHHLLLTDSRLSSYDPVNKVNPPLRTADDTRAMREALAEGVIDVVATDHAPHAQQYKDTEWQAAKPGMLGLQTALSVLIETMVEPGLLDWHGVARVLSERPAEIGRLPDQGRPIAEGEPASFALVDPDAVWTVRGANLASKAANTPYEGMRLPGAVVATVLRGRITAQDGKVRE
- the carB gene encoding carbamoyl-phosphate synthase large subunit encodes the protein MPRRDDIQHVMVIGSGPIVIGQACEFDYSGTQACRVLQAEGIRVSLVNSNPATIMTDPEFADATYVEPITPEFVEKVIATERPDAILATLGGQTALNTAIALHENGVLERYGVELIGADVEAIERGEDRLKFKDIVTQVGGDVPRSRVCHSMDEVRAAAGELGLPVVIRPSFTMGGLGSGMAHSSDELDRLAGAGLDASPVTEVLIEESVLGWKEYELELMRDHHDNVVVVCSIENLDPMGVHTGDSITVAPAMTLTDREYQHMRDVGIAVLRAVGVDTGGCNIQFAIHPETGRLVVIEMNPRVSRSSALASKATGFPIAKIAARLAVGYTLDEIRNDITGETLAAFEPALDYVAVKIPRFAFEKFPGADPELTTTMKSVGEAMSLGRSFPEALGKALRSMERDRAGFWTTPDPEGEPSYTTPVDGRIYEVERALRSGQSVDDVAKASGIDPWFVDQIALLGEIRAELEAAPVLDAGLLRRAKRYGLSDRQLAAVRPEFAGEDGVRSLRHRLGIRPVYKTVDTCAAEFAAKTPYHYSAYETDPAAESEIAPQTERPKVLILGSGPNRIGQGIEFDYSCVHAVMALREAGFETVMVNCNPETVSTDYDTADRLYFEPLTFEDVLEVVHAEQESGTVAGVIVQLGGQTPLGLAQRLTEAGVPVVGTSAAAIDLAEDRGEFGEVLRKAGLPAPEFGMATSFDGAREIASRIGYPVLVRPSYVLGGRGMEIVYDESSLAGYIARATTISSNRPVLVDKFLDDAIEIDVDALCDGEDVYLGGVMEHIEEAGVHSGDSSCTLPPITLGSSVMVKVREATAAIAHGVGVRGLLNVQYALHGDVLYVLEANPRASRTVPFVSKATSVPLAKAAARIMLGATIAELRTEGLLPAAGDGGALPADSPVAVKEAVLPFNRFRNTAGQGVDPLLGPEMKSTGEVMGFDSAFGRAFAKSQAAAYGSLPTSGKVFVSIADRDKRAMVFPVRRLADIGFEVLATEGTAEMLRRNGIEVTVVRKHSEGSSTENPTIVDTILAGDVDLIVNTPVGNPGPRVDGYEIRAAAVSRGVPCVTTVQGAAAAVQGIEALASGGLGVRSLQQAHAALRTGE